GCTCGGTGACGGCCGACGTTCTGGTCCCCGGCGAACTCGTCGAGGAGCGCCTGCACACCACCGCGGACGCCATCGCCGAGGCGAACACGCGCAAAAACCTCACCGGCAGCGCGAAGGCCGGCAGCCTGGGATTCAACGCCCACGCGGCGAACGTCGTCGCCGCCGCCTTCCTCGCGACCGGACAGGACGAGGCGCAGGTCGTCGAGGCCGCGAACACGATCACGACGATGGACGCTCGCGAACGCGAGGACGGTACCACCGACCTCTACGCCAGCGTTTCGCTGGCATCGCTCGAGGTCGGCACCGTCGGCGGCGGGACGAAGCTCCCGACCCAGAGCGAAGCGCTCGAGGTGCTCGACCTTCGCGGGGGCGGCGACCCGGCGGGGTCGAACGCCGACGCACTGGCCGAGATCATCGCCGTCGGCGCGCTCGCCGGCGAACTCTCCCTGCTCGCGGCGCTCGCCTCGCGGCACCTGGCGAGCGCTCACGAAGACCTCGGACGCTAAGGGAGCGGAGACGATCGCCGCTCGACGCAGTTGGGACGACCGCCCCTCAGCCGACAAGTTCGCGGTTCTCCGCTCGAGCGCGAACCGTCACAAGCGCGATGTAGGACCCGCTCGCGACGAGCAGGGCCAGTCCACCGAGCACCTGCGGCCCGCTTACGGCTACCGTGACGAGAAGCAACCCGATCGCCGCGACGCCGTTTGCGAAGGCAAGGTCCCGTCGTCCGTACGTGCCGTGGAGGACGGCGACGGCGGCGAACGTCGCGGCGAACGCGGCCGTCGCCAGCATCGCCGCGTCGATTCCGAAAATCGTCTCGTTGATGTACCTGTTGTACCCGAAGAAGGCGAGGGCCACGACCGTTCCGACGCCGATCGCCGTCCCCTGTGCGTCTACCGTGTCGTCCATCTGCTCGCCATTGTCCCGCTCGATGCAAAGCCCTGCCGTTCGCCGCCTCCCGGTCGACCTGGCGTTGAATCCCGTTCACGTTCCGTAAGTGGCAGATACGCGTACATGAATAACAGCTCGTTTTTAGGCGATACGAAAAATTGTTCGATAATTGAAAAGATATAAGGGTATTCCGCTCGAAGTGAGACTCGTAATGAGCACACAGAAAACCGTTCGTCAATCCGCAGGCACCGTCGAAGAAAACGCGCTGCGACTCGACGAAGAGAAGGCGGAACAGATTATCGACGCGCTGAACACGGACCTCGCGGACGCGTACGTCCTCTACCACCAGCTCCACAAACACCACTGGAACGTCGAAGGTGCGGAGTTCCTCGACATCCACGTGTTCCTTCAGGAGGTCTACGAGGACGTCGAGGCGGCCGCGGACGACCTCGCCGAGCGGCTGCAGGCCCTCGGCGGCGTTCCGCACGCGAGTATGACGGCACTCGCGGAAGCGGCGACGATCGAACCGGAAGACGAGGACGTCTACGACGTTCGGACCTCGCTGTCGAACGATCTCGACCTGTTCGGCGACGTCATCGAGAGCTACCGCGACCACATCGAACTCGCCGACGGACTCGGCGATTACGCCACGGGTGAGATGCTCCGCGAACAACTCGAGACGATCGAGGAACACGCCCACCACATCGAACACTACCTCGAAGACGACACGCTCGTCCTCGAATCCGCGACGAAATAGCCTGCACTCGCCGTTTTACTCACTCGATATCCGGCGCTTTTTCGTCCGTCCGTCCCGGAAGCTCGAGTTCGATCTCGAGTTCGGGCTCCCCGACCCCGTCGAACTCGAGTTCCAGATCGAGGGGTTCACCGAACGCGAAGGGAAGTTCCCAGTCGTCGGTGACGATGGTGAGGTCGTCGCCGTCGCGGAGCTGTTCGCCTAATTTGATCAGAAACGTTCCGACTTCGGCCGCGTCGAGTCGGTATTCCTGTTCGAACTTCCGGCCCGATCGGATCGTCGTTCGTTCGTCCGCTCGGTCGTCGTCTGTTTCGGGAGTCATTTTCGGTGTGGTGTCTCGATGTGGTCACCGAACGATAGCGATAGTCACGTCGCTCGCGATCCAGCCGTCGGTGTTCCCCGATTCGAGGAAGATCGATCTCTCGGGACGGCTCTCACAGACTGCGATTTCGGGAGCGTGACTCGGTTCTCGTTCGAAGCCAGTCTCGGCGTGTGACCGGGTGCTAACGGTCATCACCGTGGTTTAGGCGGGCCTAAAGAAAAAGCGCTCGGTCTCGGGTGAGGGCTCGCGCCACGACCGAACCGTCGGCAGACGCAGACGGTGACGGCTCGGACACCTACCGGGACGACCCGTCGGCCGTCGGCGGATCGACCGACCGGGTCGGCGACAGGAGAACGGTTTCCAACCGCGCCACGACGGCCGGGCTGATCGTTCCGACGAGAGTCGCGGCTTCCCCACGGTGGTCGTCGATGTCGAGCACCTCGTCGAAAAAGCGACAGATCGTCTCGTACCTGTCGAACAGCTCTTCGGCCTGTTCTCGGCCGTCCGGCGTCAATCGGACGCCCACGTACGGCTCGTAGTCGACGAGCCCGCGCGTCTCGAGGCGCTGGACCATCTCCGTCGTTGCGGCGGGCGACCGACCGGTCGAATCCGCGATCCGTCCGGTCGATATCGGCTCGCTGGCAGCCGCTGTCAGTTCGTAAATCGTGAGCAGATAGTGATTTATCTTCGACATGAGTGGGTGTCGGATGGGCGCGGTCGGTTCGCAGCCTCGCCGCGATAACGGGTAACTCGTCCGTTCGTCCGCAACTCCGGTCCGTCCCCGAATCGCTTCTAAGCGACTCGAGGTGATTGCGGCCGTCACGGATCGTCACCCCGACCATTTTAGGTAACCCTAAAACAACCAGCGTTAAGTATTTTAGGTAACCCTAAACCTTGCGTCGAGACAGGTTCGGACAGTACCGCACAGCACCGGAGTCGATCGACAGCAAATACGGGCCGAGGCGGTTTACAGCAGTCGATACCGGCCTCGGTTCTCACTCGCCACGCCGCGTCTCGTGAGTTTCTCGAGCGCGTCTCGGACGTACTCGGCCGACACACCGCGTTCGCCGGCGTATTCGATGACGTCGTCGTCGGTCGGCCGCTCCAACTCCGCGAGCGCCCGTTTGACGATTTCCTTCTTGCTCCCGCTGCGATTCGGTTGGCGCTGATCGCGGTCGCCGGCCGCCTCGACTTCCTCGACGTCCAGCCCCGATTCCTCGAGGTACTCGTCGTCGTCGACGACGCCGTCGGCCACGTCCGCCTCGAGGGCATCGAACGAGTCCAGTTTGGCGAAGGCTTCGCCCTCACCCTGCCGGTTCGCGAGCATCGAGGCGCGAACGTCGCGGGCGTGGCTCGCGTCGTCGGTCGTGACGAACTTCTTGCGCTTCTCGTAGCCCCGGCGAGAGCCACAGCGGGGACACTGGGTCGTCTCCGAACGACCCTCGATGATCCAGAGGTTCGAGCACTCGCTACAGCCGACGACGGCGTACATGTCTCGGAATGCACGCGGCTGGTAGTTCAACCTTCGGCACGTGGAGCGGAAGTGATCCGGTTCGTCCACTGGGGAGCGACGCGCGGAGTGGGTGTGAACGCATCGCACGAGTTCCGAAAACTATGAGGCGCGCTCTCACATCTCGTCGGTATGGAACGCGTTTCCCTGTCAGACCTCGAGCCGTCCGAAGCCGCCGACGGCGTCCACCTGGCGCTGATGGCCGGCGTCGACTCGATGAACGTCCAGCACTTCGAAATCGCGCCCGACGCGGTAGTCGACGAGCACGAACACCCAAACGAACAGACGGGCTTCATCTACGAGGGCGAACTGGTGTTCCTCGTCGAGGGCGAGGAGATCGTCTGCGGTCCCGGCGATTCCTACGCGATCCCGGGCGATCAGCCCCACGCGGCCGAGAACCGCGGCGAGGAGACCGTTCGCGGCGTCGATATCTTCGCTCCGCCGCGAGCGAACCCGAACTGGCAATCCGAATAGCGCCGTTCAGTACCGCTCCCCGTCCTCGTTCATCGACTATTCACTTACGAATACCACGGAGTTATATTCCCCGGGTAGCAAGGTCAGCCGATGGCTACCGAGTCAGGGGCACCCGAGTCGTGGGGAGTCAGTCGAATAACTGGATACCTCGAGCGATTGGGGCCGACGTGGCTCGCCGGGGCGATCGCGGCGGGGCCGGCGACCATGGCCAGTCTGCTGGTCGCGGGAGCGAGCTTCGGCTACGCACTCCTGTGGGTCGTCGTCCTCTCGGCGATCCTCGGGACCGTCGGCCAGTACCTCGCGATGCGGCTCGGACTGCTCACGGCAGCCGGACTCGTCAGCGTCGTCGAAGATCACCTCGGTTCGTTCTGGGCCTGGGTACTCGTCGTCGACGCCGTGTTGGCCGCGGGGCTCGCCCAGCTCGTGATCATGAAGACGGTGGCGGACGTGAGCGCAACGATCGCCGGCAGCGCGGGCGTCGGAATCGCGGCCCTGAGCGACCCTCGCCTCTGGGGCGTCACCTGGGCGCTCGTTCTCGCTCTGGGGATCGCCGGCGGCGGCTACCGCCTCGCCGAAGTCGGCGCAAAGTTGCTCGTCTCGTTCGTCGTGCTCGCGTTCGTGGCCTCGGTGTTCGTCGTGCCGATCGATCCGGCTGCGGCGGCCTCCGGCCTGGCTCCCGAGATTCCGGCCGGCGTCGGCGGCGCGGTCGTCGCCGCCGGAGTGCTCGGCGGCGCGGTCCACATCACGCTCCTGACGATGCAGAGCTACACGATGCGCGCTCGCGGCTGGACCGAGGACGATGCGGGTCTCGCGACCTTCGACGTCGCGAGTTCGATGCTCGTCGCCTTCGGAATCTTCAGTCTCGCAGTCTTCCTCGTCGCGGCGAGCGTCCTTCCCGAAACCGGCGTCGATCCGGCGACGATCACCGCGATCCAGGCCGCCGAGGCGCTCGGTCCAGTCGCCGGCGAGTACGCTACCTGGCTGTTCCTGTTCGGGCTCCTCGGTGCGGCCGTCTCGACGCTCGGCGGGAACACGATCGTTCCCCCCTATCTGCTCGCGGACAAGTTCGGCTGGGAACAATCCGTCGACGACCCGCGCTACCGGTTCGCCGTCGTTACCGTCGCGCTCGTCTCGGCCGTCGGTGCCTTCCTCGAGGGCGCGTTCTTCGAACTCCTCGTGCTCGTGCTCGCCTTCGGACTCGTCGGTACGCCGTTCGCGCTCGCCGTGATCCTCTACCTGCTGAACGATCCCGACGCCGTTCCCGAAACCAATTCTCGGATCGCGAACCTCGGCGGCATCGTTCTGTTCGCCGTCGCGACCGTCCTCGCGGGCGAGTTCGTCCTCGAGGAGCTCGAGACGGTCGCCGAACCGGCGTCGGCGTTCGTCGTCGCCTTCGCGGTCGCGATGGCGCTGGCAACTGTCGGACTCGCCGGCAGGTACGTTCGGGAGCGTCTCGGTACCGCCTGAGCTTGCGCTCCGTACCAATCTTCAAGCCGCCCGAGATCGAGTTCCCACCCATGCCGACACTCGAAAACGACGCGATACGTCACCGAGGAGGAGTGGGACACCGTCCTCGAGGTCAACCTCAAGGGCGCGTTCCTCTTCACTCGAGCGGCGTTGCCCCACATGTACGAGCAGGGCCAGGGCAACGTCATCAACATCTCCTCGGGGCTCGGTCGGCAGGCGATGGCGGGCGCGGGTAGCTACGTCGCGTCGAAGTGGGGACTCGAGGGGCTCACTCGAACGACCGCCCTCGAGAGCGAGGAGTACGGTGTCAACGCGAACGCGCTCGCTCCGGGCGGCCGGGTCGATACTGACATCTGGGCGCACCTGCCCGCGGAGGAACGCGAGCGAATTCTCGATCCGGACGTGATGGACGACGCGGCCGTCCTCCTGGCCGCACAGGATCCTGGCGGCGTTACCGGCGAATCGAGGACTGCAAACGAATGGGAAACGCGCCTCGAGTGAACGAATCCGAATTAACCGTATGTCTCGAGCGAATCCCACTCGCGTCGCATCAGTTCGCGGACGCCGTGCTCGAGGATGCCCTCGCCGAGCGAGGTCGCCCGGTAGTAGGAGTACAACCCGTCGGTATCGGGGGCTTTGCGCTTTCGATTCTCGACGAGGCCGACGTCGATGAGTTCGTCCAGGTGGTAGTGGAGCACGTTCGACTGCACCTCGAGACGATCGCGCAACTCGCTCGCGCTCCGTGAGCCGTCCTCGACGAGCGCGTTCAGGACGCGAAACCGCGTCTCGTTGCCGATCGAGCGCTGCATCTCGAGGTATTCTTCCAGACTCAGGATGCTGTGTTCGGGCAGCAGTTCGTCCCCGAACCGTCGCGTCGAACGCTCGGACTCTGCCATACGTCCCTTTTGAACCGGCCGTTGCTTAAGCGTTCCTTGAGTCAGTCATCGCTGAAACGGCGTACATTTATATGGTGTGCGCGAGCAGCCGGCGTATGCGCGACCGAATTATCGACGAACTCGGCGATCTCCCTCGCTCACGATTTCTGGTGTACCTGATGGGGCCCTACCAGGCGTTCGACGTCGAGCGGGCGCTCGAGGACGTCGATCCCGAGGCGATCCCCGAATCGGTCGACTTCGGAACGCTCGTGGGCTCGGAGCACGACCTCGAGCGCGACGAGGCGGCGCTGGATCTCCTCCTCGAGGTTCGTGACCGACTCCGAACCGAAGCGGGCGTCAACGCCTTCCTCGCGATCGACGTCGACGTTCCACTCGCGGAAACGGACGCCGCAACGCAGAGCATCGAATTCGCCCGCGCGAGCAACGCCGTGGTGTACGTCGTTCCCGCCGCGGGTGACAACCTCGGCGTCGGGATCGAAGTCGGTGCCGTCCTCGAGGCGTTGTTCGACGACGAGACGCCCGCACACCGTCAGGAACGCGTCCTGTTCGTCCACGAATCGGGCGTTCGAAGCGCGATGATCGCCGCCGTCCGAGACCGCTGGGAGGCGCGGATCTACTCGTACGACGACCGCGAGGAGCTGACGCGCCAGCTTCGGCTGTTCGTCCGCGACCTCGTTCGAAAGGAACGAATCGGCGAGTTGCCGCGACTCGAGTAACCGGTATCGCGGTGGCGTTACGCCAGCGACTTGCGCATCTCGACGTGTGGAATCCCGGCCTCCTCGAACTCCTCGCCGTAGCGTTCGTAGCCGAGCCTGCGATAGAAGCCGGCGGCGCGCGTCTGCGAGTGGAGCGTGAGCGATTCGAGGCCCCGCGCCCGCGCCCGCTCCTCGACGGCGTTCATCACCGCGCGACCGATCCCGTCCTCGCGGCGTGACTCGAGGACGGCGACCCGTTCGACCTTGCCGACGCCGTCTTTCGGCTCGCGAAGTCGGGCGGCACCGATCGGTTCGTCGGCGTCGTACGCGACGAAGTGGGTCGCGGTTTCCTCGTGCTCGTCGTACTCGAGGTCCTCGTCGACGCCTTGCTCCGCGACGAACACGTCCTGTCGAACCTCGAAGACGTCCTCGCGCTCGCGTTCGGTGTCGACGACGCGAATATCGATCTCGTCCATGACGAAGCCGTAGGCGTCCCGGTCGTGAAACCGTTACTCTTCGCCGAACCCGTCCGTTCGCGATCGAATTCCGCTGAGACGGGAAGCTCCGGACCGCCGCGGGGTGGTCGTTTGTCGACCGGGGAACCGTAGCGGCTCTCTCGAGCGAGCAGTCGGCGGGATCTCGACTCAGCCGAAAAACGCACCTCCCATTCTGCCGGGACCGGTGTCGTCGTCCCCGTCGTCCGGTCTCGCCTCGTCGTCCGCCGCTTCGTTCGCCTCGAGGTAGTCCGCGAGTTCGTCCGCGTAGATGGCGACGACCGTCCGGGTTTCGTCGTCCTGGATCGCGAACGCCTGGACGATGTAGTTGGGGACGTCCGACGACGACTCGAGCGTTCCGGCGTAACTGGCGATCGCCCGCAGTTCCGCCGCCGAGTGGTCGTCGAATCGTTCGATGATGAAGTCCGGTACCGTGTCATGTGGTGTCGGTGGTGTTGGCATACACTCCCGATCGAACCCGATATAGATAACGTTCGCTGATTATTTAGATTTCTGACTAATTATCTAAATGTATTATAGCGCGTAATATTTAGAATATCGTCGATTCGCGACTCGGGAGCCGTGCGTTCTTTCGAAAGATCGACGAACCGCGACCAGCGGGGACACCGTTCGTGATCGATACTGTGCCGCGGATTGAGGGAGAACCGGTGGCCGTTGGACCTCCACCGCCGATTCGTCCGCGAACTCGATCAGATCCGCGGGGACGTCCCGCTCCCGCTGAAAATCACAGTCGTAAACCTATTCAGCGAAGTTGCTTTACGTCGCCTTCCGCTTTCAGTAGTACGCAGAGATGGAGCCCGAATCAAAACCCACCTGGTCCACTCGCTCGGATCCAGAGCGAGGAGCCGAATCGGGAACGGTGTCCTGGTTCGACCCGCTCTGGTACCGACGGGCCTGGGTCGCTGCAGCGGTGCTCGTTCTCACGTCGCTCGGCTGGATGCATTTCGAGATCGGTGGTGCTCGGGCCACGCTCGTCTTCTCGAACGTGGTCCTTACCGGTAGTGCAGTGGCGGCAACCGTCTTTCTGGGCGTCTTGACCGCCCGGAGCGAGTCGCTCGATAAACTCGGATGGGGACTCACCACGGCCGGTATGGGATTCTTTGCAACCGGCGAACTCTCGTGGATGCTCTATGAACTCGGGCGGGGCGGGGTTCCGTATCCTGGCGTCCCTGATTTCTTCTATCTCGGCGGCTACCTCTTCGTTGCAGTTGGATTGCTGGCGATCGCCACGACGCAACACCGTGCGAGGTCGGCGCTCCGAATGAGTCTCGACGGGCTGCTCGTCGCGGTTGCACTGCTCACGATCAGCTGGCACTTCGTGCTCGAGCCGATCCTGGCGGTCAGCGACGTCGATTCCTACACGATGTGGGTGTCCGTGGCGTACCCGGTACTCGATATCGTCGTCGGTTCGGTTGCGTTTATCGTCGCGGCGAACGCACGCGGTTCGCGTCGCATCCCGATCACGCTCATCGCGTCGGGAATTTTCGCATGGGCGTTCGCCGACAGCATGTTCGCCTACCTGTCGTTCAACGACGGATACGTCCACAACGAGTTCGATACGATCTGGCTCGTCGGTTATCTGGCGGTCGCGCTGGCCGCAGTTCAACTGGCAGCAACGATGCCGCCGGCTACGATCAATCGCAGCCGATACGAGCTCTGGGAAACGATCGCACCCTATGCACCGTTCCTGATTGCGATGGGCGTGACGGGCTACACTGCATCGGTCGGCACTCTCGACCAGGTCGGTCTCGGTCTCGGCGTAGTGGTGTTACTTAGCCTGGTCGCCCGCCAGTCGTACATCTTTTACGACACGTCGGTCTTGAGCGGCCGACTCGAGCGAAACGAGGCGGCGCTCTCGCGTCGAAACGAAGAGTTGCTGCTTCTGAATCGAATCGTTCGACACGACATCCGGAACGACATGGCGGTCGTCCTCGGCTGGGGCGAGGAACTGAACGCACGTGTCGACGCGGACGAACGCGTGATGCTCGAGCGAATGCTGGATACGACGCGACACACGATCGAACTTACCGAAACGTTGCAGCTATTCACCGAAGCCTGGGACACGGACGGCGAACACGACCTGGAGTCGATCCCGCTCAGAACGACCCTTCTCGAGACGCTCGCCCGTCGGCGCGAGACGTACGCGGACGTCGAATTCGTCGTCATCGGCACCGTTCCCGACGTCGATGTTCGGGCGAGCCCGCTCCTGTCGACGGTATTCAGAAATCTGCTGAACAACGCGGTCCAGCACAACAACGCCGACGAACCGCGCATCGAAATCAGCGCGGATCTAACCGAGGAAACGGTGACCGTCCGAATTTCGGACAACGGACCGGGGATCCCACCCGCCCAGCGTGATGTCGTGTTTGGCCGCGGCGAGAAGGGGCTCGAGAGCGACGGATCCGGGGTCGGCCTGTATCTCGTGGATACGCTCGTCACGCAATCCGGCGGCGACGTGTGGATCGATTCGAACGAGGTGGGTGGTGCCGTCTTCACCGTGGAACTACAGCGCGAGTCTACTGAACCCGACGGCCGCGAGCGCACGTCGTGATTCCGCGCGGAGCTTCGTCAATACTACGCGTTGACACCGATCCGAGATACGCGTTGACAACGGATCGAAACGCGCCCGATAGCACTCGAAGCGTTCACTGATCGAGCGTCAGCGCCGACTCGGTACGAGCGGATCGAGAACGCAAAAACGATCGACCGCGTGAACGACCGTTCGATATTTCGGTGGCGGAGCCCCAAACGAACGAGAAGCGCGCGTACGCTGGCTCCTCGAGAGCGTCAGAGCGCCGTGGTTCCGACTGCCCGAAAAGCTCTCTACGAGAGCTTTTCGATGTTGTTGACGACTTCCTCGGCGTACTCGCTGGTGGCGAGTTTCTCGGCGCCGTCGAGCTGGCGCTCGAGGTCGTAGGTGACCTTGCCGGAGGAGATGGTCTCCTCGACGGCGTCGCGGACGAGGTCGGCGGCGTCGGACCAGCCGATGTACTCGAGCATCATGCGGCCCGAGAGGATCATGGCGGTCGGGTTGACCTTGTCCTGGCCCTCGTACTTCGGTGCGGAGCCGTGGACGGGTTCGGCCAGCAGGAGGCCGTCGCCGAAGTTGGAACCGGGGGCGATGCCGAGACCACCGATCTGCGCGCCGGCGGCGTCGGACATGTAGTCCCCGTTCAGGTTCATCGTGGCGATGACGTCGTACTGGTCGGTCCGGGTCAACAGCTGCTGGAGCATGTTGTCCGCGATGCGGTCGTTGACGACGAGCGTGTCGTCGTCGACTTCGCCGTCCTGTTCCTCCCAGAGGGTGTCCTCGGTGATGACCTCGTCACCGTACTCCTCTTCGGCGACCTCGTAGCCCCAGTCGCGGAACTGGCCCTCGGTGAACTTCATGATGTTGCCCTTGTGCACCAGCGTGACCGAGTCGCGGTCGTGCTCCAGGGCGTAGTCGATGGCGCGGCGGACGAGTCGCTTCGTTCCGAACTCCGTGATCGGTTTGACACCGATACCGACGGGGCCGTCGTGGATGACGTTGTCGGCACCCATCTCGCTTTCGACGAACTCCTTGACCTGCTCGACCTCGTCGGTGCCGGCTTCCCACTCGATGCCGGCGTAGACGTCCTCGGTGTTCTCTCGGAAGGTGACCATGTCCATCTGTCCGGGGTCTTTGACCGGCGACGGGACGCCGTCTAAGTGGTAGGTCGGGCGGACGTTCGCGTAGAGATCGAGTTTCTTTCGCAGCGCGACGTTGAGCGATCGGAATCCGGCACCGACGGGCGTCGTCAGCGGACCCTTGATGGCGACGCGGTGTTCTTTGATCGCCTCGACGGTCTCGACCGGGAGGTTCTCGTCGTACATCTCCCGGGCGGACTCGCCGGCGTAGACGCGCATCCAGTTGATATCGCGACCGGTCGCTTTCGCAGCGGCCTCGAGCACCTTCTGTGCGGCGGGGCCGACGTCGCTTCCGACACCGTCACCGTAGATAATCGGAATGATCGGGTTGTCAGGCACCTCGAGTTCGCCCTCGGTACCTTCTTTCAGCGTAATCTGCTCCCCGTCTTCGGGGACCTCGATCTTGTCGTAGCTCATCTCGTCTGTACGGTTCTCCGACGGGGGTAAAAGGTCTACCATTTCCATCGACGGATGACGAAAGTTGGTCGCTGCTCGGTCGGGAACCGTCCAACGGTCCGCGTGGAAATCGGCTGCCGTTTCGAACCGGGCTCACTCGCTCGAGGCGGTCGATTCGCGGGTTCGATCCCAGTATCTAACGATCACCCCGACACCGACGACGACGACGCACGCTCCGGCGAATCCCAGGAGCGCTCGTCCGGTCGCGATCAGTAGGGACTCCGCAAGCGTAACCCAGAACACGGCCAGGACGGTGATTCCGACGACGACGAGCGTTGAGCCGATATCGACGTAATCCCGGCTCTCGTCGACTGCCAGCCGACCGACCGCGACGGCCGACATTACCGCACAGAAGGCGACGAGCAGGATGACCGGCGTCATTGTCGTCACCGGTACACAGGCCGGTATGGTAAGTGTGAGGATTTGCCGTCGGTGGACGATCCACGTCACGCGACCCCACCGAACCGGGTCGGTGAAGCCGCTCGCTGACGTGTGGCGGTCGGTCACCCCGTTCACCGTCCGGCGCGACGGAAACACATTTTCACGGTCGGCTCGCAGGGGAGCGTATGCACGTGCTCGTCCACGGCGGTGCTGGCAGTATCCCGGACGACCCCGAGGTCAGACAGGCGGTCCTCGAACGGGCCGCTACCGCCGGTGCGGAACGATCAGCGACCGTCGATGCGGTTGTGGAAGCGGTGACCGTCCTCGAGTCCGACCCGCGATTCAATGCCGGAGTCGGCAGTGCCGTCCAGAGCGACGGCGAGATTCGGACCGATGCGGGGCTCATGACCGACGATCGATCGGTCGGGGCCGCCTGCTCGATGCCGGGCGTCGAACACGCGGTCGGCGTCGCCCGACTCGTCATGGAGGAAACCCCGCACGGACTCCTCTCGGGCGACCACGCCGTCGCCCTGGCGGACGCGTTCGGTATCGAGACGGGCGTCGACCTCTGGTCGGATCGCACGCGAAAGAAGTGGGCCGACCTCGAGGCCCCGTCCGGGGGGCCGAACGCGCAACTCGAGTGGATCCGCGAGCGGTACGGACGGTCGGATCCCGGCGGTCGCGGGAGAGACGATGGGGGCGGCGAGACGGGGTCAGAATCCGTCCGCGACCTCGATCACGACACCGTCGGCGCCGTCGCGTTCGACGGCGACGCGCTCGCTGCGGCGACCTCCACGGGCGGTCGATGGCTCGCGCTCGCGGGGCGCGTTGGCGACGTTCCACAGGTCGGTGCCGGCTTCTACTGTTCGCCTGCGGCCGCCGTCAGCGCGACGGGTGCCGGCGAAGATATCGCTCGCGTGACCCTCTCGAGACGTACCGCTCGCCACATCGAACGCGGCTGTACCGCCGACGAAGCGACGGCGCGTGCGCTCGAGGAGTTCGCCGACTGCACCGGTTCGACCGCCGGTATCATCGCGATCGACGCGCGCGGCACGCTCGGGTCGGCCTACAACAGCGCCGAAATGCAGACCGCGCGAGCGGTTCGGCGGCCGTGACTGCTCGGCATCAGCGGTTCTACCCGCCGTTCAGTGGCGTTGTCGATGAACTCGAAGGAACCCGCGGTGGTACGGTGTTTCCCGCCTCACTGCGGCCCACGCGCCCACTGCGTTCCACGAGAACATATCGCACGGCACGAACCTGCGCTCTCAGCCCGTCATAGATTTCGACAATTGTCGTGAGACAGCTTTATTATTGTCGTTACCAATCTCGAAGCCAATGTTCGAATCACCCTATCACGCGGCGCGACACTGCCCTGACTGTTCGACGACGCTGTCGAACGTCCAGGGTGTCGCCGCCTGTCCGGAGTGTAACTGGGTCGACGCTGACCGACGCTCGATTTCGTCGGTGTGATCGGCGGTCCGTCATCGCCTTCGATCGGATTCTCGAGGGCGGTCGATCGCCGCC
The genomic region above belongs to Natronorubrum halophilum and contains:
- a CDS encoding cupin domain-containing protein, whose protein sequence is MERVSLSDLEPSEAADGVHLALMAGVDSMNVQHFEIAPDAVVDEHEHPNEQTGFIYEGELVFLVEGEEIVCGPGDSYAIPGDQPHAAENRGEETVRGVDIFAPPRANPNWQSE
- a CDS encoding DUF7509 family protein, with amino-acid sequence MRDRIIDELGDLPRSRFLVYLMGPYQAFDVERALEDVDPEAIPESVDFGTLVGSEHDLERDEAALDLLLEVRDRLRTEAGVNAFLAIDVDVPLAETDAATQSIEFARASNAVVYVVPAAGDNLGVGIEVGAVLEALFDDETPAHRQERVLFVHESGVRSAMIAAVRDRWEARIYSYDDREELTRQLRLFVRDLVRKERIGELPRLE
- a CDS encoding amphi-Trp domain-containing protein; the encoded protein is MTPETDDDRADERTTIRSGRKFEQEYRLDAAEVGTFLIKLGEQLRDGDDLTIVTDDWELPFAFGEPLDLELEFDGVGEPELEIELELPGRTDEKAPDIE
- a CDS encoding NRAMP family divalent metal transporter → MATESGAPESWGVSRITGYLERLGPTWLAGAIAAGPATMASLLVAGASFGYALLWVVVLSAILGTVGQYLAMRLGLLTAAGLVSVVEDHLGSFWAWVLVVDAVLAAGLAQLVIMKTVADVSATIAGSAGVGIAALSDPRLWGVTWALVLALGIAGGGYRLAEVGAKLLVSFVVLAFVASVFVVPIDPAAAASGLAPEIPAGVGGAVVAAGVLGGAVHITLLTMQSYTMRARGWTEDDAGLATFDVASSMLVAFGIFSLAVFLVAASVLPETGVDPATITAIQAAEALGPVAGEYATWLFLFGLLGAAVSTLGGNTIVPPYLLADKFGWEQSVDDPRYRFAVVTVALVSAVGAFLEGAFFELLVLVLAFGLVGTPFALAVILYLLNDPDAVPETNSRIANLGGIVLFAVATVLAGEFVLEELETVAEPASAFVVAFAVAMALATVGLAGRYVRERLGTA
- a CDS encoding metal-dependent transcriptional regulator gives rise to the protein MSKINHYLLTIYELTAAASEPISTGRIADSTGRSPAATTEMVQRLETRGLVDYEPYVGVRLTPDGREQAEELFDRYETICRFFDEVLDIDDHRGEAATLVGTISPAVVARLETVLLSPTRSVDPPTADGSSR
- a CDS encoding DUF5817 domain-containing protein; translated protein: MYAVVGCSECSNLWIIEGRSETTQCPRCGSRRGYEKRKKFVTTDDASHARDVRASMLANRQGEGEAFAKLDSFDALEADVADGVVDDDEYLEESGLDVEEVEAAGDRDQRQPNRSGSKKEIVKRALAELERPTDDDVIEYAGERGVSAEYVRDALEKLTRRGVASENRGRYRLL
- the dpsA gene encoding DNA starvation/stationary phase protection protein DpsA, whose translation is MSTQKTVRQSAGTVEENALRLDEEKAEQIIDALNTDLADAYVLYHQLHKHHWNVEGAEFLDIHVFLQEVYEDVEAAADDLAERLQALGGVPHASMTALAEAATIEPEDEDVYDVRTSLSNDLDLFGDVIESYRDHIELADGLGDYATGEMLREQLETIEEHAHHIEHYLEDDTLVLESATK
- a CDS encoding GNAT family N-acetyltransferase translates to MDEIDIRVVDTEREREDVFEVRQDVFVAEQGVDEDLEYDEHEETATHFVAYDADEPIGAARLREPKDGVGKVERVAVLESRREDGIGRAVMNAVEERARARGLESLTLHSQTRAAGFYRRLGYERYGEEFEEAGIPHVEMRKSLA
- a CDS encoding winged helix-turn-helix domain-containing protein, with protein sequence MAESERSTRRFGDELLPEHSILSLEEYLEMQRSIGNETRFRVLNALVEDGSRSASELRDRLEVQSNVLHYHLDELIDVGLVENRKRKAPDTDGLYSYYRATSLGEGILEHGVRELMRREWDSLETYG